A genome region from Acidobacteriota bacterium includes the following:
- a CDS encoding alpha/beta hydrolase has product MTFGPRSFALLLALGCAPIAFAAEPGWQRVEIPATGSYGLRYLPASLDPGEPAPAIVFLHGSGGEPEPYQPLVKGAADAVGAVLILPRSKTGAGWGAFDDPVTLAESVRMVDEEIPLDPARIAIAGHSAGAAYAFDQAYSVPNTYSGVFSLSSPTAPVAALHRELAYIAPNRMYYGTTDPNYTDGAYQNNRTLWQNLGVPSEEDIQQGFGHNLWPSFSMTNGFRFLLDQRHPLAAPCPSDPAVLCLRNGRFRLEVTWRDPRGTTGDGLVVTQTLDSGLFWFFGPNNWELLVKVIDGCPENDRFWVFTAATTNVEYVLTVTDLEADVSKEYRNDLGTPAATVTDTAAFSTCP; this is encoded by the coding sequence GTGACCTTCGGACCGAGGAGCTTCGCGCTCCTGCTCGCCCTAGGCTGCGCCCCGATTGCCTTTGCCGCCGAGCCTGGATGGCAGCGGGTGGAGATTCCGGCGACGGGCTCCTACGGCCTGCGCTACCTGCCGGCCTCCCTCGACCCGGGGGAGCCGGCGCCGGCGATCGTCTTCCTGCACGGTTCCGGCGGCGAGCCGGAGCCCTACCAGCCGCTGGTCAAGGGCGCCGCCGACGCGGTGGGCGCGGTGCTCATTCTGCCGCGCTCGAAGACCGGCGCCGGCTGGGGCGCCTTCGACGATCCCGTCACCCTGGCGGAAAGCGTGCGGATGGTCGACGAAGAGATCCCTCTCGATCCGGCGCGCATCGCCATCGCCGGCCACTCCGCCGGCGCCGCCTACGCCTTCGACCAGGCCTACTCCGTACCCAACACCTACAGCGGGGTCTTCAGCCTGTCGTCGCCCACCGCGCCGGTGGCGGCGCTCCATCGGGAACTCGCCTATATCGCCCCCAATCGCATGTACTACGGCACCACCGACCCCAACTATACGGACGGCGCCTACCAGAACAACCGCACCCTGTGGCAGAACCTCGGCGTACCGTCCGAAGAGGACATCCAGCAGGGTTTCGGCCACAACCTGTGGCCGTCCTTCTCGATGACCAACGGCTTCCGTTTTCTGCTGGATCAGCGCCATCCCCTTGCCGCCCCCTGTCCGAGCGACCCGGCGGTGCTGTGCCTGCGAAACGGCAGATTCCGGCTGGAGGTGACCTGGCGCGATCCACGGGGAACGACCGGCGACGGCCTGGTCGTCACCCAGACCCTCGACTCCGGCCTGTTCTGGTTCTTCGGCCCGAACAACTGGGAACTGCTGGTCAAAGTGATCGACGGTTGCCCGGAAAACGACCGCTTTTGGGTGTTCACCGCCGCCACCACCAACGTCGAGTACGTCCTGACCGTCACCGATCTCGAAGCGGACGTCTCCAAGGAGTACCGCAACGACCTCGGCACCCCGGCGGCGACGGTGACCGACACGGCGGCTTTTTCCACCTGCCCGTGA
- a CDS encoding aminoacyl-histidine dipeptidase encodes MTFVSELDPTALWRHFDRILEIPRGSKKEEQMRRHVIEVAEARGLEHATDDAGNLVVRVPGTAGREDAAITILQSHLDMVQEKRSDLDFDFDTDAIQPVADGDHLTADGTTLGADNGVGVATMMALMTEDGIPHGPLELLFTIDEETGLTGAAELATNLLTGRRLINLDSEEEGTLCIGCAGGAGNTLYLPVERAAVPADRIALVVEMAGLKGGHSGVDIHLQRGNAVKLLGRALAASPVPLRLAAFDGGSSHNAIPREAVATVILAPADRPRFEDVCRAEGAAIAAELQPGDPGATVEISEASLPAEAWTAGSTARAIQLVQAIPTGVMAMSFDLPDLVETSSTLATAHEVDGRFQLLISTRSSVASASLAQVRRIGAIAELAGAENVVRDGYPGWKPDPASPILQVLARVYEQVRGEAPDVRAVHAGLETGIIGEKYPGMDMVSFGPTIEFPHSPDERVNVPSVERYWKVLTAALDELS; translated from the coding sequence ATGACTTTCGTTTCCGAGCTCGACCCCACCGCCCTGTGGCGTCACTTCGATCGCATTTTGGAGATTCCCCGCGGCTCCAAGAAAGAGGAGCAGATGCGCCGCCATGTCATCGAGGTGGCCGAGGCCCGCGGCCTCGAGCACGCCACCGACGATGCCGGCAATCTGGTGGTGCGGGTGCCGGGCACCGCCGGCCGGGAGGATGCCGCCATCACCATCCTGCAGTCCCACTTGGACATGGTGCAGGAGAAGCGGTCGGACCTCGACTTCGACTTCGATACGGACGCGATCCAGCCGGTGGCCGACGGCGACCACCTGACCGCCGACGGCACCACCCTGGGCGCCGACAACGGCGTCGGCGTCGCCACCATGATGGCCCTGATGACCGAGGACGGCATCCCCCACGGTCCGTTGGAACTGCTCTTCACCATCGATGAAGAGACCGGCCTCACCGGCGCCGCCGAGCTGGCGACAAACCTGCTCACCGGGCGTCGCTTGATCAATCTCGACTCGGAGGAAGAGGGCACCCTGTGTATCGGTTGCGCCGGCGGCGCCGGCAACACCCTGTACTTGCCGGTCGAGCGCGCTGCCGTGCCCGCCGACCGGATCGCCCTGGTGGTCGAGATGGCCGGCCTCAAGGGCGGTCACTCGGGGGTCGATATCCACCTCCAGCGGGGCAACGCCGTCAAGCTCCTCGGCCGCGCCTTGGCGGCCTCGCCGGTGCCCCTCCGGCTGGCGGCCTTCGACGGCGGCTCCTCCCACAATGCCATTCCCCGGGAGGCAGTGGCGACGGTGATCCTGGCGCCGGCGGACCGGCCGAGGTTCGAAGATGTCTGCCGGGCCGAAGGCGCGGCGATCGCGGCGGAACTCCAGCCCGGCGACCCGGGGGCGACGGTCGAAATCTCCGAGGCCTCTCTACCGGCCGAAGCCTGGACCGCCGGATCCACCGCGCGGGCGATCCAGCTTGTACAGGCGATTCCCACCGGCGTGATGGCGATGAGCTTCGACCTGCCGGACCTGGTGGAAACCAGCTCCACCCTGGCCACCGCCCATGAGGTCGACGGCCGCTTCCAGCTCTTGATCTCGACCCGCAGCTCAGTGGCCTCCGCCAGCCTGGCTCAGGTGCGCCGCATTGGCGCCATCGCCGAGCTGGCCGGTGCCGAGAACGTCGTGCGCGACGGCTATCCGGGGTGGAAGCCGGACCCCGCCTCGCCGATTCTCCAGGTGCTGGCGCGGGTGTATGAGCAAGTGCGCGGCGAAGCGCCGGACGTGCGCGCCGTCCACGCCGGCCTCGAGACGGGCATCATCGGCGAAAAGTACCCGGGCATGGATATGGTGTCCTTCGGGCCGACCATCGAATTCCCCCACTCGCCGGACGAGCGGGTGAACGTTCCCTCCGTCGAGCGCTACTGGAAGGTCTTGACCGCGGCCCTCGACGAGCTGTCCTAA
- a CDS encoding MMPL family transporter — protein MGPEGSEHLCAAGGKDRRGDHRGGRPAGRGRERFLNNSFLPGRLAAGAAARPLAVLLIAALAVGAATFGIARLTTDNSPSIFFVAGSERWARYQDVRRAFGPDVAARLVVSGPALWSDEGLAWLEQLETAAAGIPGVRTSVGLMSHHRTFEAEGSAPLAAADLRRRALANTLDRNLGWIDADGRWATILVTLEAEADGASVLAALKELVAAPPAGLEASVAGSPVLDRALDESSRRVQTRESPLLVVMAVLLLAVVFRDLRGILVPLAFVLVCVGPLLGVMGWLGVSMNLVLAVLSPLLFVISMATAIHLLVRFRGYRLEPPAAVAATFRDKGWPVLWTGITTFVGFVSLTVSPVGPVRSLGLWSGLGIAWMTVAAFVLLPAFLAVGERPLGAGTERHPFAAVERWGRRVAEWSVRRRGWVIAATVLTALGAVAGVARLQTESNALTYLDPSHPARASIETLQEAGIGSALIEIDLSQPPDAAIGSGEAPAFSTLDDLARLSELAADLRGEPLVLGAVSAGDLLDDTAALSGLPPPLAWRGLLLDPRGRQVVAGWRTPEGDRARVTVFAQMVGFDRLEPLLERLEGRARMSFPAADVAVTGEYPLLLESQKALIRTLAVSLALTFLAVAVVFRLLLGTTRLTLLAMVPNLWPVIGVLGWMGWSGTPLDVATVMVASVLLGLAVDDTLHTLGHFRRDAPSLGAHRAVARALEQTAPSYLLTGTVLAVGFGVCALSQFAPTARFGMLSALGIALAVVGDLVVVPALLGSTPQSAVQKIRGG, from the coding sequence GTGGGGCCTGAAGGATCCGAGCACCTTTGTGCTGCGGGTGGAAAAGACCGTCGAGGTGACCATCGAGGTGGTCGGCCGGCCGGTCGCGGCCGAGAGCGCTTCCTGAACAACTCGTTCCTTCCGGGCCGCCTGGCCGCTGGCGCGGCGGCCCGGCCGCTGGCGGTGTTGCTGATCGCCGCCCTGGCGGTGGGTGCCGCGACCTTCGGTATCGCGCGCCTGACGACCGACAATTCTCCATCCATCTTCTTCGTCGCCGGCTCCGAGCGCTGGGCGCGCTATCAGGACGTGCGCCGGGCCTTCGGTCCGGATGTCGCGGCCCGGCTGGTGGTGTCCGGACCCGCCCTGTGGAGTGATGAGGGCCTCGCCTGGCTGGAGCAACTGGAAACGGCTGCCGCCGGCATCCCGGGCGTGCGCACGAGCGTCGGGTTGATGAGTCACCATCGAACTTTCGAGGCAGAGGGCAGCGCCCCTCTCGCCGCCGCGGATCTCCGCCGGCGCGCCCTCGCCAACACCCTGGACCGCAATCTCGGCTGGATCGACGCCGATGGCCGCTGGGCGACGATCCTGGTGACCCTGGAGGCCGAGGCGGACGGAGCCTCGGTGCTCGCGGCGCTCAAGGAACTGGTCGCGGCGCCGCCGGCTGGACTCGAAGCGTCCGTTGCCGGTTCGCCGGTGCTCGACCGAGCCCTCGACGAGTCCTCCCGGCGAGTGCAAACCCGCGAATCGCCCCTGCTGGTGGTGATGGCGGTGTTGCTGTTGGCGGTGGTGTTCCGCGACCTGCGCGGCATTCTCGTGCCTTTGGCCTTCGTTCTGGTCTGTGTAGGGCCGCTCCTCGGCGTGATGGGGTGGCTCGGGGTGTCGATGAATCTCGTGCTGGCGGTGTTGTCTCCTCTCTTGTTTGTGATCTCGATGGCGACGGCGATTCATCTGTTGGTGCGATTCCGCGGCTACCGGCTCGAGCCACCTGCGGCGGTGGCGGCGACCTTCCGGGACAAGGGTTGGCCGGTGCTGTGGACCGGTATCACCACTTTCGTGGGTTTTGTCTCGCTGACCGTCAGTCCGGTGGGGCCGGTGCGCTCCCTGGGTTTGTGGTCCGGCCTCGGGATCGCCTGGATGACCGTGGCAGCTTTTGTTCTGTTGCCGGCCTTCCTGGCGGTGGGTGAACGGCCGCTCGGCGCCGGCACCGAGCGGCATCCCTTCGCCGCCGTGGAGCGGTGGGGGCGGCGGGTGGCCGAGTGGTCGGTGCGGCGCCGCGGCTGGGTGATCGCGGCGACGGTGCTGACGGCCCTGGGCGCCGTCGCCGGGGTTGCGCGTTTGCAAACCGAGAGCAATGCCCTCACCTACCTCGATCCTTCGCACCCGGCTCGGGCGTCCATCGAGACCCTCCAGGAGGCGGGTATCGGTTCGGCGTTGATCGAGATCGATCTGTCGCAGCCGCCAGATGCGGCGATCGGTTCCGGCGAGGCGCCGGCGTTCTCCACCCTCGACGACCTGGCGCGTCTTTCCGAGTTGGCGGCGGATCTGCGCGGCGAACCGCTGGTGCTCGGCGCGGTGAGCGCCGGGGATCTGCTGGACGACACCGCCGCCCTCTCCGGCCTGCCGCCACCGCTCGCTTGGCGCGGCCTGCTGCTCGATCCGCGGGGCCGGCAGGTGGTCGCCGGCTGGCGGACCCCGGAGGGCGACCGGGCGCGGGTGACGGTGTTCGCCCAGATGGTCGGATTCGACCGCTTGGAACCGCTATTGGAGCGCCTGGAGGGCCGGGCACGGATGAGCTTTCCGGCGGCGGACGTTGCGGTCACCGGCGAGTACCCGCTGCTGCTGGAAAGCCAGAAAGCGCTGATCCGCACCTTGGCAGTGTCCCTGGCGCTGACCTTCCTCGCCGTGGCGGTGGTCTTCCGGCTGCTCCTCGGCACCACCCGGCTGACCCTGCTGGCGATGGTGCCGAACCTCTGGCCGGTCATCGGAGTGCTCGGCTGGATGGGCTGGAGCGGCACTCCCCTGGATGTGGCGACGGTGATGGTGGCCTCGGTGCTCCTCGGCCTGGCGGTAGACGACACCCTCCACACCCTCGGCCACTTCCGGCGCGATGCACCGAGCCTGGGGGCGCATCGTGCGGTGGCCCGGGCTCTCGAACAAACGGCGCCTTCCTACCTGCTCACGGGCACCGTGCTGGCGGTGGGTTTCGGGGTGTGCGCGCTGTCCCAATTCGCGCCGACGGCGCGCTTCGGTATGTTGTCGGCGTTGGGGATCGCCCTGGCGGTGGTGGGCGACCTGGTGGTGGTGCCGGCGCTCCTCGGGTCGACCCCGCAGAGCGCCGTCCAGAAGATCCGCGGGGGGTAG
- a CDS encoding NYN domain-containing protein, producing MSPWWSRPTADGEKQSSSDDPPRGKGEEKPSQAGDVTQGAAEAHGDAEDPRERRRRSRTRRTRRRPADSDSVLPDDSRAAVDDLAPKADDSPPDAQEEADAPPNRPRRASNAVRRSRRRAEAAGTDTEPAERTEHKEDFTFDADVSPEDIEEIAREMFSSPPERSQSVTDERKIALFCDLENVALGVRDSDIKKFDIGLVLERLLEKGKIIVKKAYCDWERYGDYKRPFHEAAIEMIQIPQRHYSAKNSADIKMVVDAMDLSFSNEHLDTFVLLSGDSDFSPLVSKLRENNKYVIGIGVKNSSSNLLIDNCDEFIYYEDVWRDRQKTPTVSGGNDKSAEAFRLMIDSIQALIRENKDVLWGSMIKQTMQRKKPSFNEGYYSYGSFSELLEDAERQNLIKLKKDRRSGTYIVTGFANRR from the coding sequence GTGAGCCCCTGGTGGTCGCGCCCGACAGCCGATGGAGAGAAGCAGAGTTCTTCCGACGACCCGCCGCGCGGCAAGGGAGAGGAAAAGCCGTCCCAGGCGGGCGACGTCACCCAGGGAGCCGCCGAAGCCCACGGCGACGCGGAAGATCCACGAGAGCGTAGGAGGCGCAGCCGCACTCGCCGGACCCGACGGCGTCCCGCCGATTCCGACTCGGTCTTGCCGGACGATTCGAGGGCGGCCGTTGACGACCTAGCACCGAAGGCGGACGATTCACCGCCGGACGCACAGGAGGAGGCAGATGCGCCGCCGAACCGCCCGCGGCGAGCCTCGAACGCCGTGCGCCGCAGCCGGCGCCGGGCCGAGGCGGCGGGGACGGATACGGAGCCAGCCGAACGAACCGAGCACAAAGAAGATTTCACTTTTGACGCCGATGTTTCCCCGGAGGACATCGAGGAGATCGCGCGGGAGATGTTTTCGAGCCCGCCCGAGAGGAGCCAGTCCGTGACCGACGAAAGAAAGATCGCTCTGTTTTGCGACCTCGAGAACGTAGCTCTCGGAGTGCGTGACTCGGACATCAAGAAATTCGATATCGGCCTGGTGCTCGAACGGCTGCTCGAAAAAGGCAAGATCATCGTCAAGAAAGCCTACTGCGACTGGGAACGTTACGGCGACTACAAGCGCCCCTTCCACGAGGCGGCGATCGAGATGATCCAGATCCCGCAGCGCCACTACTCGGCCAAGAACAGCGCCGACATCAAGATGGTGGTGGACGCCATGGACCTCTCCTTCTCGAATGAGCATCTGGACACCTTCGTCCTGCTGTCCGGCGACAGCGACTTCTCGCCGCTGGTATCCAAGCTCCGGGAGAACAACAAGTACGTCATCGGCATCGGGGTCAAGAACTCCAGCTCGAACCTGCTGATCGACAACTGCGACGAGTTCATCTACTACGAGGACGTGTGGCGCGACCGCCAAAAGACCCCCACCGTCTCCGGCGGCAACGACAAGAGCGCCGAGGCCTTCCGCTTGATGATCGATTCCATCCAGGCGCTGATCCGTGAGAACAAGGACGTGCTGTGGGGCTCGATGATCAAGCAGACCATGCAGCGCAAGAAGCCCTCCTTCAACGAGGGCTACTACAGCTACGGCTCGTTCTCGGAGCTGCTCGAAGACGCCGAGCGGCAGAACCTGATCAAGCTCAAGAAGGACCGCCGCTCCGGCACCTACATCGTCACCGGTTTCGCCAACCGCCGTTAG
- a CDS encoding YceI family protein: MKDKTLLVFLLLTLGVGSVAMAESLKLLLDPESTAVRFTLGATLHTVEGSFALESGELVFDPETGEASGEIVVDIAAGDSGSAKRDRQMHDKILESGLYPSATFRPESFAGDYPSGSARLSGTLNFHGDDHAVEMPLTLAQDGDRLRATGTLEIPFVEWGLKDPSTFVLRVEKTVEVTIEVVGRPVAAESAS, from the coding sequence ATGAAAGACAAGACGCTTCTAGTTTTCCTGCTGCTGACCCTGGGGGTGGGATCCGTTGCCATGGCCGAGTCGCTGAAACTGTTGCTCGATCCAGAATCCACCGCCGTGCGTTTCACCCTGGGTGCCACTCTGCACACCGTCGAAGGGAGCTTCGCTCTAGAAAGCGGTGAACTGGTCTTCGACCCCGAAACCGGTGAGGCCTCCGGCGAGATCGTCGTCGACATCGCCGCGGGCGATTCCGGCAGCGCCAAGCGGGATCGCCAGATGCACGACAAGATCCTGGAGAGCGGTCTCTATCCCTCCGCCACCTTTCGGCCAGAGTCCTTCGCGGGGGACTACCCTTCCGGTAGTGCCCGCCTCAGCGGCACCCTGAACTTTCACGGTGACGATCACGCGGTGGAAATGCCCCTCACGCTCGCCCAGGACGGCGACCGTTTGCGCGCCACCGGCACCCTGGAGATTCCCTTCGTCGAGTGGGGCCTGAAGGATCCGAGCACCTTTGTGCTGCGGGTGGAAAAGACCGTCGAGGTGACCATCGAGGTGGTCGGCCGGCCGGTCGCGGCCGAGAGCGCTTCCTGA
- a CDS encoding type II toxin-antitoxin system RelE/ParE family toxin: MIVSFRCADTEALAKGRQVRRFVNIERVARRKLRQLQIAGQIGDLRVPVGNRLEPLKGDRAGQHCIRINRQFRLYFRWTPLGAEDPRHPTTSPEHST; the protein is encoded by the coding sequence GTGATCGTCTCGTTTCGCTGCGCCGACACCGAAGCCTTAGCCAAGGGCCGGCAAGTACGGCGCTTTGTGAACATCGAGAGAGTTGCCCGTCGAAAACTGCGGCAACTGCAGATCGCGGGACAGATAGGCGACCTGCGGGTACCCGTGGGAAACCGACTTGAACCACTCAAGGGCGATCGAGCCGGCCAGCACTGCATACGCATCAATCGACAGTTCCGCCTTTATTTTCGCTGGACGCCGCTGGGCGCCGAGGATCCACGCCATCCGACAACCTCGCCAGAGCATTCTACGTAG
- a CDS encoding FG-GAP-like repeat-containing protein, producing MFTLRRSLALCLLALASADPSALRAGGSNLAVVSTSPSAATLGADVLDAIAVTFDRPVDPASLVTRRSFWAFGRWSGTVSGSFVLSNGDRTVSLVPDRSLSAGERVMVILSHDLEGADGTALRDAGYSFQFWTSARPASLTFEEVDRWSTRTTPGETSRAYGGIGSDLDGDGYPDIAIVNEDTEDLRVFMNQADGTGTFGSMLTPTSALGTQASPSEPSDFDRDGEVDIAVANPQDSTVSILLGQGDGSFGSQQLLPVAATPRGIAVLDADGDGDVDIAVASTGASALTLFVNDGSGAFAPSAGGTFGTGTAGEWALAAVDLDEDGLLDLVDGGRNDERLHVHLGNGDGTFSAAGSQDAGGRVWMLATGDVNGDGHEDVAGVNSNDNNGAILLGNGAGALAAPTTYATDPFPLAVDLGDLDGDGDLDWMTSSFSGDWFLFTNDGTGTFTFDQEFLAPRAASCSLLLDVDRDGDLDLALVDELEDEVIVLVQGAVLFADGFEGGDTGAWSASVPE from the coding sequence ATGTTCACCCTCCGCCGCTCTTTGGCTCTCTGCCTTCTGGCCCTTGCGTCGGCAGATCCCTCCGCCCTTCGGGCCGGCGGTTCGAATCTCGCCGTCGTGTCGACCAGTCCATCGGCCGCGACCCTCGGGGCGGATGTGCTCGACGCCATCGCGGTGACCTTCGACCGGCCGGTGGACCCGGCCTCGCTGGTGACGCGGCGGAGCTTCTGGGCCTTCGGGCGCTGGAGCGGCACGGTGAGCGGAAGCTTTGTGCTGTCGAACGGCGACCGCACGGTCAGCCTGGTGCCGGACCGGTCGCTGTCCGCCGGCGAGCGGGTGATGGTGATTCTGTCCCACGATCTGGAGGGGGCCGACGGCACCGCCCTGAGGGATGCGGGGTACTCCTTCCAGTTCTGGACGTCGGCTCGCCCGGCGAGCCTCACCTTTGAAGAGGTGGATCGCTGGTCTACCCGCACGACACCGGGTGAAACCAGCCGGGCCTACGGCGGAATCGGCTCGGATCTCGACGGCGATGGCTATCCGGACATTGCCATCGTCAACGAAGACACTGAGGACTTGCGGGTCTTTATGAACCAGGCCGACGGCACGGGCACCTTCGGTTCCATGTTGACGCCGACCTCAGCCCTGGGAACCCAGGCGAGCCCCTCGGAGCCTTCGGATTTCGATCGCGACGGCGAGGTGGACATTGCCGTCGCCAACCCCCAGGACAGCACCGTGTCGATTCTTCTAGGGCAAGGAGATGGCAGCTTCGGTTCCCAGCAATTGCTGCCGGTGGCCGCTACGCCGCGCGGCATCGCGGTGCTCGACGCCGATGGCGATGGGGATGTCGACATCGCCGTCGCGAGCACCGGCGCCAGCGCTCTGACGCTTTTTGTCAATGATGGCAGCGGCGCCTTCGCGCCTTCCGCGGGCGGAACCTTCGGTACGGGAACTGCCGGCGAGTGGGCCTTGGCGGCCGTCGACCTCGATGAGGACGGCCTCCTGGACTTGGTCGATGGCGGACGCAACGACGAACGCCTGCACGTGCACCTCGGCAACGGCGATGGCACCTTTTCAGCCGCCGGCAGCCAGGACGCCGGCGGCCGGGTATGGATGCTCGCGACCGGTGATGTGAACGGCGACGGCCATGAGGATGTCGCCGGCGTCAACAGCAACGACAACAATGGTGCGATCCTGTTGGGCAATGGTGCAGGCGCTTTGGCGGCGCCCACCACCTATGCCACCGATCCCTTCCCTCTCGCCGTCGATCTGGGCGATCTCGACGGCGACGGCGATCTCGACTGGATGACCTCGAGCTTCTCCGGCGACTGGTTTCTATTCACTAACGACGGCACGGGTACCTTCACCTTCGACCAAGAATTCCTCGCGCCGCGGGCGGCTTCGTGCTCACTGTTGCTCGATGTCGATCGCGATGGTGATCTCGACCTGGCGCTGGTCGACGAACTCGAAGACGAGGTGATCGTTCTAGTCCAGGGCGCCGTGCTCTTCGCCGACGGTTTCGAGGGCGGCGACACCGGTGCCTGGTCGGCGAGCGTGCCGGAGTGA
- a CDS encoding mechanosensitive ion channel family protein: MKTPEAGTPAADAPVTETPVAREALRTMLEDLHLGNVYLQALAIIVVALVASWVVDRVLTRIVASWARRSETDLDDRLIAILHRPVRLSVLFAGLAVATQLIELQPPFEKLVLGIIMTLTVLVWTVFAMRLISLVLGAFKEREDRFPVLDRRTFPLFDNVAKIIVVAAAIYFIFLSWNIDVTAWMASAGIIGLAVGFAAKDTLANLFAGIFIVADAPYKVGDYVVLDSGERGSVTHVGIRTTRLLTRDDIEITLPNSVIGNAQIINESGGRWPKSRLRVKVGVAYGCDIDQVERALMEVAEAEELACSDPEPRVRFRGFGDSSLDFELLVWIEDPEFRGKALHLLYSAVYKNFTEEGIEIPFPQRDLHLRSVAEGTLSQGKASASPSE; encoded by the coding sequence GTGAAGACTCCTGAAGCCGGAACCCCCGCCGCCGATGCCCCCGTCACCGAGACGCCGGTCGCCCGCGAAGCCCTGCGCACCATGCTCGAAGACCTCCACCTCGGTAACGTTTACTTGCAAGCGCTAGCCATCATCGTCGTCGCGCTGGTCGCCTCCTGGGTGGTGGACCGAGTGCTCACCCGTATCGTCGCCTCCTGGGCTCGCCGCTCGGAAACGGATCTCGACGATCGGCTGATCGCCATCCTCCACCGACCGGTGCGACTCAGCGTGCTGTTCGCGGGGCTCGCCGTCGCCACGCAGCTCATCGAGCTCCAACCCCCCTTCGAGAAGTTGGTCCTCGGGATCATCATGACCCTGACGGTACTGGTGTGGACGGTCTTCGCCATGCGCCTGATCTCGCTGGTGCTCGGGGCCTTCAAGGAGCGGGAGGATCGCTTCCCGGTGCTCGACCGGCGGACGTTCCCGCTGTTCGACAACGTGGCGAAGATCATCGTGGTGGCCGCCGCCATCTACTTCATCTTCCTGTCCTGGAATATCGACGTCACCGCCTGGATGGCCTCGGCGGGCATCATCGGTCTGGCCGTCGGCTTTGCCGCCAAGGACACCCTGGCGAATCTTTTCGCCGGCATCTTCATCGTGGCGGACGCGCCGTACAAGGTGGGCGACTACGTGGTGCTCGATTCCGGTGAGCGCGGCTCCGTAACCCACGTCGGCATCCGCACCACTCGCTTGTTGACCCGCGACGACATCGAGATCACCCTGCCGAATTCGGTGATCGGCAACGCCCAGATCATCAACGAAAGCGGCGGCCGGTGGCCCAAGAGCCGCCTGCGAGTGAAGGTGGGAGTGGCCTATGGCTGCGACATCGATCAGGTCGAGCGGGCCCTGATGGAAGTCGCCGAAGCGGAAGAGCTGGCCTGTTCGGATCCAGAACCGAGGGTGCGCTTCCGCGGCTTCGGCGACTCGAGCCTCGACTTCGAGCTGCTGGTCTGGATCGAGGATCCCGAGTTTCGCGGCAAGGCCCTCCACCTGCTCTACAGCGCCGTCTACAAGAACTTCACCGAGGAAGGGATCGAGATCCCGTTCCCGCAGCGGGATTTGCACCTGCGGAGCGTGGCCGAAGGGACCCTGTCGCAAGGGAAGGCGAGCGCGAGTCCCTCCGAGTGA